From Candidatus Hydrogenedentota bacterium:
GGCCATGCGTTCGACGACGATGGGCGTACTGTTGGCGGTCATTGCGCTCGCCTTTGCGGGCGCGGCCTACTACTATTGGACCAGCCGCGGCGGCGAAGGGCCGGTGACCGGCGTCGTGGTGGACAAGGTCCAGCGCCAAGCAGGCACTGAGAGCGGCGGCCGCACGCTCGACCAGGGGTTGCGCGTCCTGACCGGCGAATCGTTCCGGCAGGACGTGTACCATTTCCTCATTGTGCGCACGGCTGAAAACGCCCTGGTCGAAATGAGCGTTGCGCAAAATCTCTACAATCAGGTCGAGATCGGCGACACGGTGCAGCGCACCTCGCCGGACGTTCCGCCGGTCCTTGTGCGGCAAGCAACGCCCTGAACTGGGCAACGCCCGCGCTCTTGTGTCGGCGATAGGACTAGGCGACCACGCTCAGCACAAGGCAGGTGACCACCGGAAAACAGACCGAGACTCGCTCGCCCTTGACCACGATATCGCCCGGTAACCGCCCAATGATCAGCCCAAACACGCTGCAAGTTGCGACAACACCCCAAGACCAGCCAAAAAACACCCCGCCAACAACAGCCATCTGCTTGCTTGCGCAAGGTCCATGCGTGGCAATCCTCGGGGCTCATGTGCGGCAAGAACGCCGATGATTACGGTCAAAAAGGACAACCGCAGCATCGGACTCGGCCCTGCTGTTCACGGACAACGATAGATGCAGACTGTTCCACAAATCCGCTCAGCGTTTCACCTGCGACCGTACTCCCGGTCCATGCGTCTGTTGTGTTCTTGCACAGCCCTTTCCATTTCCGCCCTGGTAGCGTCGATGCGCACCTTTTCCCGCTCGCGCGCCGCTTCTTCCTCCGCGGACCTTTGCCGAGCCCATTCACTGGCGCTTGCCGCCGCGGCACCTGCGTCCCAACTGTCTTCGTAATACACGACTTGCCCCGCGGACTGCGTGTCCGGCTCTGGTTGTGCCGTCGGGTCTTCCGGAGCCACCTCCCCTCGGTCTCGTAATCTGGCCTTCAGCGCTTCCCACTCTTGTTGTTCCTGCTGTTTTCTCAATTCCTCAGCCATTTGCCGCTCTTCTTCCAGCTTTGCCGTTTCCGCCCGCCGCGCCTCTTCTTCCGCCATGCGGCGCAGTTCCTCCTGAGCCGTCCGCCGGGCTTCCTCCGCCGCCTGGTCCTGTACCTCCGGCCTGGCAGAGGGTGATTGCAGCGATGGGAACATGTCCCAAGGGACCGCAAACAAAAGCAGCAACGCCAATCCCAAGAGCATGGTCGCCCCGCCCACCAGCAGCCCGAGGGATATCCGTGGCTCCGGTTGGCGAACGGGTTCTCGAGACCACGCAGGCTCCGTCTTCACCCACTGCAGTTCCACTTCGAGCCGCCGCGCCGCCTCCTCGGCCCTGTGATGCCGCTGTTCCTCCTCCG
This genomic window contains:
- a CDS encoding DUF2905 domain-containing protein, encoding MAVVGGVFFGWSWGVVATCSVFGLIIGRLPGDIVVKGERVSVCFPVVTCLVLSVVA